A region of Spirochaetaceae bacterium DNA encodes the following proteins:
- a CDS encoding L-threonylcarbamoyladenylate synthase, translating to MSPSAHHPRHLRHTEICAVLQRRGIVVMRTDTVYGLHGVAPDTGARLAHLKGRDEAKRMLVLVADAAGAEAVTGAAPPPALAALWPGPLTIVLPVAARSARGLGVTTLGVRVPGDPALRAIVAEVGKPIYSTSANRAGEPPLHDHDALQRAFGAAADLLVYDGPPSAAQPSTVVDATVSPARVVRAGALAISPDQLAGRSGRSG from the coding sequence ATGTCGCCATCCGCGCACCATCCGCGCCATCTGCGCCACACCGAAATATGCGCCGTGCTGCAGCGGCGCGGCATTGTCGTCATGCGCACCGACACGGTGTATGGGCTGCACGGCGTGGCGCCCGACACCGGCGCACGACTCGCGCACCTGAAGGGCCGCGACGAGGCCAAGCGGATGCTGGTGCTGGTGGCGGACGCCGCCGGTGCGGAGGCCGTGACCGGCGCCGCGCCGCCGCCCGCGCTGGCCGCACTGTGGCCCGGACCGCTGACCATCGTGCTGCCGGTTGCGGCGCGCTCCGCCCGCGGCCTGGGGGTGACGACGCTCGGCGTGCGCGTGCCCGGCGACCCGGCGTTGCGCGCCATCGTGGCCGAGGTGGGCAAGCCGATCTATTCGACCAGCGCCAACCGGGCGGGCGAGCCGCCACTGCATGACCATGACGCCCTGCAGCGCGCCTTCGGGGCGGCCGCCGACCTGCTGGTCTACGATGGGCCGCCGTCCGCGGCACAGCCTTCCACCGTGGTCGATGCCACCGTTTCCCCGGCGCGCGTGGTGCGTGCCGGCGCCCTCGCCATCTCCCCCGATCAGCTCGCCGGCAGATCGGGAAGATCGGGCTGA
- a CDS encoding M15 family metallopeptidase, which produces MQPRFRHRLPGPGVALCLLLAGCGASSEPAPPIHPDFSITAPELDQVLDGLDPATAAGIRSQRQVFLDLVAQMLAADRSFRVLVDKQHPLPKEYVPTDLVALDNYPITISRAGHRLSRRILPDLLAMVEAARIDGIELMVSSAYRSFDYQAGLYQRHVDRIGREAADLVSARPGHSQHQLGTAVDFGSISDGYGETANGRWVARHAWRFGFSLSYPRGATERTGYNYEPWHFRYIGRVGTRLEREFFGGQQQLLLEFLAAWEPWFAERRGAARR; this is translated from the coding sequence GTGCAGCCACGGTTTCGCCACCGGCTGCCGGGCCCGGGCGTGGCGCTGTGCCTGTTGCTGGCCGGGTGCGGAGCTTCGTCGGAGCCGGCGCCGCCGATCCATCCCGACTTCTCGATTACGGCGCCGGAGCTGGACCAAGTGTTGGACGGGCTGGATCCGGCAACCGCCGCGGGCATCCGTTCACAGCGTCAGGTGTTTCTCGACCTGGTGGCGCAGATGCTGGCCGCCGACCGCTCGTTCCGGGTGTTGGTCGACAAGCAGCACCCGCTGCCGAAGGAGTATGTGCCCACCGACCTGGTCGCGCTCGACAACTATCCGATCACCATCAGCCGGGCCGGCCATCGCCTGTCCCGGCGCATCCTGCCCGACCTCCTGGCGATGGTCGAGGCGGCGCGCATCGACGGTATCGAGCTGATGGTTTCGTCCGCCTACCGCTCGTTCGATTACCAGGCGGGCTTGTACCAGCGGCACGTGGACCGGATCGGACGCGAGGCAGCCGACCTGGTGTCGGCCCGCCCCGGCCACTCCCAGCATCAGTTGGGCACCGCGGTCGACTTCGGCTCCATTTCCGATGGCTACGGCGAGACCGCAAACGGGCGCTGGGTGGCACGGCACGCCTGGCGGTTCGGGTTCTCGCTGTCCTACCCGCGCGGTGCAACCGAGCGGACCGGGTACAACTACGAACCGTGGCACTTCCGCTACATCGGGCGCGTCGGCACCCGCCTGGAACGCGAGTTTTTCGGCGGCCAGCAGCAACTGCTCCTGGAGTTCCTCGCCGCCTGGGAGCCGTGGTTCGCGGAACGCCGCGGCGCCGCCCGGCGCTAG
- a CDS encoding septum formation initiator family protein, which yields MSVPRLFYCTVAGLVIAIVLSFLFGASGLSNYHDLRAYQAHVSDGIVALQDRHRSLQQRVAVLRDNPEALRLLARESGYFRPGETVIEVGPVPVDPTAASGARSGSEFAGVAPLLQRTPPSPREPFNALALGLCLGAGSFAMLSMLRGFRRRAQAGTPTPRGDLPHPRAPARAAADSSPSRPSANGESRAQQDDADPAKAAPGGEAEAEPAGRRRRSRRRRRDVTVYRL from the coding sequence GTGAGTGTCCCGCGGTTGTTCTACTGCACCGTTGCCGGTCTCGTGATCGCCATCGTGCTGTCGTTCCTGTTTGGCGCTTCCGGGCTGTCCAACTACCACGACCTGCGGGCGTATCAAGCGCACGTGTCCGACGGCATCGTGGCGCTGCAGGATCGGCACCGGAGTCTGCAGCAGCGCGTCGCCGTGTTGCGCGACAACCCGGAGGCACTGCGGCTGCTGGCGCGCGAGAGCGGATACTTCCGGCCCGGCGAGACGGTCATCGAGGTGGGCCCGGTGCCGGTCGACCCCACCGCCGCGTCCGGCGCGCGCTCCGGGAGCGAATTCGCGGGCGTGGCTCCACTGCTGCAACGCACGCCGCCGTCGCCTCGCGAACCGTTCAACGCCCTGGCCCTGGGCCTGTGCCTCGGCGCCGGCTCCTTTGCCATGCTCAGCATGCTGCGTGGGTTCCGGCGGCGCGCTCAAGCCGGCACGCCAACCCCCCGCGGCGACCTGCCGCACCCCAGGGCGCCGGCGCGTGCGGCGGCGGATTCCTCTCCGTCACGACCGTCCGCCAACGGCGAGTCTCGCGCGCAGCAGGATGACGCAGACCCGGCCAAGGCCGCGCCCGGCGGCGAAGCGGAGGCGGAACCCGCCGGGCGGCGCAGAAGGTCGCGCCGCCGCCGGCGAGACGTAACCGTCTACCGGTTATAG